The Brevinematales bacterium genome window below encodes:
- a CDS encoding UTP--glucose-1-phosphate uridylyltransferase — MKGVIVAAGYGTRFLPATKSVPKEMLPMFTKPLIDFILDEFEEAGIRDVVIITSRRKKALDDYLDREVELETELEKAGKDVWVKAIQPRNMNFTFIRQQRMRGTGHALLITHPVIGDDPFVVAYPDDIVLGTPGVTKSLIDLYNKTGKSVLAVREEYIDVTRYGVIAADKIDGLLHVRKIVEKPKKEDAPGNLVSIGRYLFSAEFLPLLEKYYAEFTGTGEFFHIDTILQLAGEDKVLAHPVQGMMLDTGEPYSYFRSMLEYAWTMEEPRRILKEFYNEKYR, encoded by the coding sequence ATGAAAGGTGTCATAGTCGCGGCGGGCTACGGTACGCGTTTTTTACCGGCGACCAAATCCGTACCTAAGGAAATGCTCCCGATGTTCACGAAGCCCCTCATCGACTTCATCCTCGACGAGTTCGAGGAAGCGGGTATCAGGGACGTCGTGATTATTACAAGCCGCCGCAAGAAGGCTCTCGACGATTATCTCGACCGCGAGGTGGAACTCGAGACCGAGCTTGAGAAGGCCGGGAAGGACGTATGGGTCAAGGCGATACAGCCCCGCAATATGAATTTCACGTTTATCCGCCAGCAGAGAATGCGCGGCACAGGCCACGCCCTACTTATCACGCATCCTGTTATCGGGGACGACCCGTTCGTGGTGGCGTATCCCGACGATATCGTGCTGGGCACGCCGGGGGTGACGAAATCGCTGATCGATCTTTATAACAAGACCGGGAAATCTGTGCTCGCCGTCCGCGAGGAGTATATCGACGTTACCCGGTACGGGGTGATTGCCGCCGATAAAATAGACGGTCTGCTTCACGTGCGGAAGATTGTCGAGAAGCCCAAGAAGGAGGACGCGCCCGGCAACCTCGTCTCCATAGGGCGTTACCTTTTCTCGGCGGAATTCCTGCCCCTGCTGGAGAAGTACTACGCGGAGTTCACCGGGACGGGAGAATTTTTTCATATCGACACCATCCTTCAATTAGCTGGCGAGGATAAAGTGCTCGCGCACCCGGTGCAGGGGATGATGCTCGATACGGGCGAGCCGTACTCGTATTTCCGTTCGATGCTGGAATATGCGTGGACGATGGAAGAACCGCGCAGGATTCTCAAGGAATTTTATAATGAGAAATACCGTTAA
- a CDS encoding dihydropteroate synthase, producing the protein MNWKEFYGLALNGIVFSDGAMGTLLQQIGLTSDECPEIWNVTHAEDIYAIHKQYVESGSMMLTTNTFGGNRLKLSNYKSADRLKELNEAGVRNAKRAANGKAIVAASVGPTGKFIEPLGELSFDEMVEIYKEQIEVLANAGADAIDFETHVDLLELKAAMIACREICDLPMIANMTFDAEGRTVTGTPPEAAFAMMEALGAAVIGTNCSTGPDKMAEIIARTRGLFDIPMIAQANAGMPHIHEGKTVFDETPDSFSGKAVKMIDLKDIGGANIIGGCCGTSPEHIARMIEEMNYTGVNVIGGCCGTTPAHIAQLIESSKGTKINRRDIVRRNFLKISSRYRIVLMNHDEPFVVIGERLNPTARKKLAEDISSGDFSMFKDEALAQELAGAAILDMNMGIPGADEPALIKKGVEILSNTVQAPFAIDTSNPEAARIGMRLYPGKPLLNSISAEADRLELLKDIKKYGAAFIALPIDENGIPETSEGRIKLMRKIIGEAERLGIDKKNIIGDPLVLTVSAQQAGAKVTLETIRRYKTELGIYSSMGLSNISFGLPARGNVNRAFLNMAISEGLTSAIMNPLDADLMGLVRASDVLLAKDANSKEYIRAYSETDKPGAPQMKTDAKPESAPATIGEKMYDAILKGNKGGILPLIEQALAEKMSAIEILDNHLIAAINKVGELYEKRFYFLPQLMMSAEAMKAAFVRLEPLLKAESQEPKGTIVIATVKGDVHDIGKNIVIIMLQNKGFQVIDLGKDIANDEIVRKAKEVEADIVGLSALMTTTMPRMEEFMKLASGEKFRVMVGGAAVTPGYAGEIGAYYAADAVNAVKLAEKMMG; encoded by the coding sequence ATGAACTGGAAAGAATTTTACGGCCTCGCGCTGAACGGCATCGTATTCAGCGACGGCGCGATGGGAACGCTTTTACAGCAGATCGGGCTCACGTCCGACGAATGCCCCGAGATATGGAATGTCACGCACGCCGAGGATATCTACGCTATCCATAAGCAGTATGTCGAATCCGGCTCCATGATGCTGACAACGAACACATTCGGGGGAAACCGTCTCAAGCTGTCGAATTATAAATCCGCGGATCGCCTGAAGGAACTGAACGAGGCGGGAGTTCGTAACGCTAAACGCGCCGCGAACGGGAAGGCGATAGTCGCCGCATCGGTAGGCCCGACCGGGAAATTTATCGAGCCGCTCGGCGAATTATCATTCGACGAAATGGTCGAGATATACAAGGAACAGATAGAAGTGCTCGCGAACGCGGGCGCGGATGCGATCGATTTCGAGACGCATGTCGACCTATTGGAACTCAAAGCCGCGATGATCGCATGCCGCGAGATATGCGACCTCCCGATGATCGCGAATATGACGTTCGACGCGGAGGGGCGCACGGTTACCGGGACACCGCCCGAAGCGGCATTCGCGATGATGGAAGCGCTCGGCGCGGCGGTTATCGGTACGAATTGCAGTACCGGGCCCGACAAGATGGCGGAAATTATCGCACGCACGCGCGGGCTTTTCGATATCCCGATGATCGCGCAGGCGAACGCCGGGATGCCGCATATCCACGAGGGAAAGACCGTTTTCGACGAGACGCCGGATTCCTTCTCGGGCAAAGCGGTCAAGATGATCGACCTCAAGGATATCGGCGGTGCGAACATTATCGGCGGATGCTGCGGGACATCCCCGGAGCATATCGCGCGTATGATCGAGGAGATGAATTATACCGGGGTCAATGTGATCGGCGGATGCTGCGGCACCACGCCCGCGCATATCGCGCAGTTGATCGAATCCTCGAAGGGAACGAAGATCAACCGCCGAGATATTGTCCGCAGGAATTTTTTAAAGATTTCATCGCGCTACCGGATAGTCCTGATGAACCATGACGAGCCGTTTGTCGTGATCGGCGAAAGGTTGAACCCCACCGCACGTAAGAAGCTCGCGGAGGATATCAGCAGCGGCGATTTCAGCATGTTTAAGGACGAGGCGCTTGCCCAGGAACTCGCGGGAGCGGCGATTCTCGATATGAATATGGGGATTCCCGGGGCGGACGAACCCGCGCTGATTAAAAAGGGCGTCGAGATACTTTCGAATACAGTACAGGCTCCGTTCGCGATAGATACGTCCAATCCCGAAGCCGCGAGGATCGGGATGCGGCTTTACCCGGGCAAACCGTTGCTGAACTCCATCAGCGCCGAGGCAGATCGTCTCGAACTCCTCAAGGATATAAAAAAGTACGGCGCGGCTTTTATCGCGCTCCCGATCGACGAGAACGGGATACCCGAGACCAGCGAGGGAAGAATCAAACTGATGCGGAAGATTATCGGCGAGGCGGAACGTCTCGGTATCGATAAGAAAAACATCATCGGAGACCCCCTTGTCCTGACTGTGAGCGCGCAGCAGGCGGGCGCGAAGGTCACGCTCGAAACGATCCGCCGCTATAAGACCGAACTCGGCATTTATTCCTCGATGGGGCTATCGAACATATCGTTCGGCCTGCCCGCGCGTGGAAATGTCAACCGGGCGTTCCTCAATATGGCGATCTCCGAGGGGCTGACCTCGGCGATTATGAACCCGTTGGATGCCGACCTGATGGGGCTCGTACGCGCGTCGGACGTCCTCCTAGCGAAGGATGCGAACTCCAAAGAATATATCCGTGCATACTCGGAGACCGATAAACCGGGCGCGCCGCAGATGAAAACGGACGCGAAGCCGGAGAGCGCTCCCGCGACTATAGGCGAAAAGATGTACGACGCGATACTGAAAGGCAACAAGGGCGGGATACTCCCGCTGATCGAGCAGGCGCTCGCTGAGAAAATGTCCGCGATCGAGATACTTGATAATCACCTGATAGCGGCGATCAATAAAGTCGGCGAACTGTACGAGAAACGTTTCTACTTTTTACCCCAGTTGATGATGTCCGCCGAGGCGATGAAGGCGGCGTTCGTAAGGCTCGAACCGCTGTTGAAGGCGGAGTCGCAGGAACCGAAGGGCACAATCGTGATCGCGACGGTGAAGGGGGATGTGCACGATATCGGTAAAAACATAGTGATCATCATGCTCCAGAATAAAGGGTTTCAGGTGATCGACTTAGGTAAGGATATCGCGAACGATGAGATAGTGCGGAAGGCGAAAGAGGTGGAGGCGGATATCGT
- a CDS encoding peptide chain release factor 2 — protein sequence MTGGIFEIEKRVSEIESIRVQLTDEKVWSDHKLSSKLNSNLSMLEREIEAWKVMRKDIEDLQGLAELTESEGDEAMIDELQRNFESLTAKLSRLEIEMIFSGENDTHDAFLNIHPGAGGTESQDWGDMLLRMYLRWAEISGFKAELVDYEPGDVAGLKDATIYVRGTYAYGYLQAENGIHRLVRLSPFNANNKRQTSFCAISIIPEVDDEIKVDIKDDDIRIDTFRASGAGGQHVNKTSSAIRITHFPTGIVVTCQNERSQHQNKDLAMRVLRARIYKYEEEKRDREDAAKMPERKSIEWGNQIRSYVFQPYTMVKDHRTDIEKGNIQAVMDGEIEDFIIGYLKMTKMKTSK from the coding sequence ATGACTGGAGGTATCTTTGAGATCGAAAAACGGGTCTCGGAGATCGAAAGTATCCGCGTCCAACTGACCGACGAAAAAGTCTGGAGCGACCATAAACTCTCGTCCAAGCTGAATTCGAACCTGTCCATGCTGGAACGGGAGATCGAGGCGTGGAAAGTCATGCGGAAGGATATCGAAGACCTGCAGGGGCTTGCGGAGTTGACCGAGTCCGAGGGTGACGAGGCCATGATCGACGAGCTCCAGCGCAATTTCGAATCCCTGACAGCGAAACTATCCCGGCTCGAGATAGAGATGATTTTCTCCGGGGAGAACGATACCCATGACGCGTTCCTGAATATCCATCCGGGCGCGGGGGGAACCGAATCCCAGGACTGGGGAGACATGCTCCTTCGGATGTATCTCCGGTGGGCGGAAATCAGCGGCTTCAAGGCGGAACTGGTCGATTACGAACCGGGCGACGTCGCCGGGCTGAAGGACGCTACCATCTATGTTCGGGGTACTTACGCCTACGGCTACCTTCAGGCGGAGAACGGGATTCACCGTCTCGTGCGTCTTTCGCCGTTCAACGCGAACAATAAACGCCAGACGTCGTTCTGCGCGATCAGTATTATTCCCGAAGTCGACGACGAGATAAAAGTAGACATTAAGGACGACGATATCCGTATCGATACATTCCGTGCGAGCGGCGCGGGCGGCCAGCATGTCAATAAAACCAGCTCCGCGATACGGATCACGCACTTCCCGACCGGGATAGTCGTGACCTGCCAGAACGAACGTTCCCAGCACCAGAATAAAGACCTCGCGATGCGCGTACTGCGCGCGCGTATCTATAAGTACGAAGAGGAGAAGCGCGACCGCGAGGATGCGGCGAAGATGCCGGAGCGCAAGTCCATCGAATGGGGCAACCAGATACGGAGTTACGTATTCCAGCCGTACACGATGGTGAAAGACCATCGTACAGACATCGAGAAGGGAAATATTCAGGCGGTAATGGACGGTGAAATAGAAGATTTTATTATCGGCTACCTGAAAATGACTAAAATGAAAACATCCAAATAA
- a CDS encoding glutamate--tRNA ligase, with the protein MIKTRFAPSPTGHLHIGNIRTALFAYLYARHTGGKFILRIEDTDVERSHEDFTVALMEDMRWLGLEWDEGPEAGGGNGPYRQSERLAIYKEYAEKLVSEERAYYCYCSEEEIEERKAKLEAEGKPPHYDGKCRHLSATERKALESEGRVPVIRFWSYEEDFEFDDVVKGNVKFPKGMVGDFVILRSNGLPLYNFAVVIDDMLMEVSHVLRADEHLSNTVRQLMIYKAYGAKPPVFAHMALVLGPDKKKLSKRHGATSVDEFRKMGYLPESLLNYLALLGWSSPDGREILSKDELVRLFDLDRLSTSPAIFDPVKLDWIAKHDVINSDIERIFDLALPYIMETGLIDDAYLSDTKNRDFLKGVVQLTRGYCSRLSQIKEHIDYFLNDDFEIHPEAMAFLKKDTSAPVINAFRELILKETGDVGEEQFVKIADEISRRTGVKGKNLFMPLRAALTGRPHGPEIYFLIPVIGSERTVKRLDRALGLIG; encoded by the coding sequence ATGATAAAGACCCGTTTCGCCCCGTCGCCCACAGGTCACCTGCATATCGGGAATATCCGCACGGCGCTTTTCGCATACCTGTACGCGCGGCATACCGGCGGAAAGTTCATACTGAGGATAGAGGATACCGACGTCGAGCGTTCCCATGAGGATTTCACGGTCGCGCTGATGGAAGATATGCGATGGCTGGGGCTGGAATGGGACGAAGGCCCCGAGGCGGGCGGCGGGAACGGTCCCTACCGCCAAAGCGAACGTCTCGCGATATACAAGGAGTACGCGGAGAAACTCGTGAGCGAGGAGCGCGCGTACTACTGCTACTGTTCCGAGGAGGAGATCGAGGAGCGGAAGGCCAAGCTCGAAGCGGAGGGAAAACCCCCTCACTACGACGGGAAATGCCGCCATTTATCCGCGACCGAGCGGAAGGCTCTCGAATCCGAGGGGCGTGTCCCGGTCATCCGTTTCTGGTCTTACGAGGAGGATTTCGAGTTCGACGACGTCGTCAAGGGTAACGTCAAGTTTCCCAAGGGCATGGTCGGCGATTTCGTGATTCTCCGTTCCAACGGACTCCCGCTCTATAACTTCGCAGTGGTGATCGACGATATGCTGATGGAAGTCAGTCATGTCCTCCGCGCCGACGAGCATCTCTCGAATACGGTGCGCCAGTTGATGATATACAAGGCGTACGGCGCGAAACCGCCGGTGTTCGCGCATATGGCGCTCGTGCTCGGCCCCGATAAGAAGAAGCTCTCCAAGCGTCACGGCGCGACGAGTGTGGACGAGTTCCGCAAGATGGGGTATCTCCCTGAGTCGCTCCTGAACTACCTCGCGCTTCTGGGATGGTCGAGCCCCGACGGGCGTGAAATCCTCTCGAAGGACGAACTGGTCAGACTGTTCGACCTCGACCGGCTTTCTACCAGTCCCGCGATATTCGACCCGGTTAAGCTCGACTGGATCGCCAAGCACGACGTGATTAATTCCGATATCGAACGTATCTTCGATCTCGCGCTTCCGTATATTATGGAGACCGGATTGATCGACGACGCGTACCTATCCGATACGAAGAACCGCGATTTCCTGAAGGGAGTCGTCCAACTGACGCGCGGGTATTGTTCGCGCCTCTCGCAGATCAAGGAGCATATCGATTATTTCCTCAACGACGATTTTGAGATACATCCCGAAGCGATGGCATTCCTGAAGAAGGACACTTCCGCGCCCGTCATCAACGCGTTCCGGGAACTGATCCTGAAGGAGACCGGCGATGTCGGCGAGGAACAGTTTGTAAAGATCGCGGACGAGATTTCCCGCAGGACGGGGGTGAAGGGTAAGAACCTGTTCATGCCCCTCCGGGCGGCGCTGACCGGACGTCCCCACGGCCCGGAAATATATTTCCTGATACCCGTAATAGGCTCCGAACGCACCGTCAAACGGCTCGACCGTGCCTTAGGGCTGATCGGATAA